A single Ignavibacteriales bacterium DNA region contains:
- a CDS encoding glycosyltransferase family 9 protein encodes MKSILIIRFSSLGDILLTTPLLRVLRKKYPDAQADYVVKPEYASLISGSPYINRVIRFSKETASDLKQQIAAAGYDMIIDLQNNPRSRRLTSGLSAPVHRFKKHSLKKWLLVNFKLNRLDGLPPIPERYIFSVPGLEPDEQGLEFRFTPVDVPLERGKKYIAVAPGSRHFTKMWGENRFIELNRALVRDGFTPVLLGGKDDFPLCCRIANAVPESVNLSGDHPIEYAATALTYCRAAVCNDSGLMHLSCSVQVPVLVFFGSTVRHFGFIPYKNKSVIMENNTLACRPCSHIGRASCPKGHFLCMTELKPSDALAHLKHLAEA; translated from the coding sequence TTGAAATCCATACTCATCATCCGGTTCAGCTCTCTCGGTGATATCCTCCTCACCACACCGCTGCTGAGGGTGCTTAGGAAAAAGTACCCGGATGCTCAGGCAGACTATGTCGTAAAGCCGGAATACGCCTCCCTGATCTCGGGTTCTCCTTATATAAACCGGGTTATCCGTTTCAGTAAAGAGACAGCCAGTGATCTGAAGCAGCAGATTGCCGCCGCCGGATATGATATGATAATTGACCTGCAGAACAACCCGAGAAGCAGAAGACTAACCTCAGGACTTTCAGCGCCCGTTCACCGGTTTAAAAAACATAGTCTTAAAAAATGGCTTCTGGTAAACTTTAAATTAAACCGGCTTGACGGACTGCCCCCCATTCCTGAACGGTATATCTTCTCAGTACCCGGACTTGAGCCGGATGAACAGGGTCTGGAATTCCGGTTCACCCCCGTTGATGTCCCGCTCGAAAGAGGTAAGAAATATATCGCCGTTGCACCCGGCTCCAGGCATTTCACAAAAATGTGGGGGGAGAACCGCTTTATTGAGCTAAATAGAGCGTTGGTGCGTGACGGTTTTACGCCTGTTTTGCTTGGCGGTAAGGACGATTTCCCTCTATGCTGCAGAATAGCCAATGCAGTTCCTGAGTCGGTGAATCTCTCCGGCGATCACCCCATTGAGTATGCAGCCACTGCTCTTACTTATTGCCGGGCTGCGGTGTGCAATGATTCCGGTCTGATGCATCTTTCCTGTTCGGTGCAAGTTCCGGTTTTAGTATTTTTCGGTAGTACAGTCCGTCACTTCGGATTTATCCCTTATAAAAACAAATCGGTTATCATGGAAAACAACACGCTTGCATGCAGGCCCTGCTCTCATATTGGACGCGCCTCCTGTCCCAAAGGGCATTTTCTGTGTATGACTGAGTTGAAGCCCTCCGACGCGCTCGCTCACCTGAAACATCTCGCAGAGGCATAA
- a CDS encoding 3-deoxy-D-manno-octulosonic acid transferase yields the protein MQAVYRIIYNLLIPVIYLLFNAAALFNKKIRKGQKGRKRLFEELILNSARLDKTRPLLWFHSASLGEFEQAKPIIEELRKQNIYNILVTFFSPSGYDNSRKYKFADLISYIPFDTASSAERFITMTRPALAVIMRYDFWPNHIWELSRRNIPILIADATMKDGSKRGMPGLRSFHAALFRNFTRILTVSERDRENFRRFGCTDKQLALGGDTRFDRVYMRSLGAKEQNILRPEITAGKKVIVLGSSWEEDEEVMIPALLKLLKYHHDLFIIIAPHEPAIEHLEKLEADFTGHTTIRFSRQNSYAGERILLIDGIGLLLTLYSYADITFVGGSFKSNVHNVLEAAVYSVPVLYGPKIYNSQEAGRLASSGGGIIIRTKKDAYIQLSRLLNNDAARKERGRAAGEFVQSNLGATSNIISAIGEILNKNYEV from the coding sequence ATGCAGGCAGTTTACCGGATTATCTATAATCTTCTCATTCCCGTTATCTATCTTCTTTTTAACGCGGCAGCGCTGTTCAATAAAAAGATCAGAAAAGGGCAGAAGGGGAGAAAACGTTTGTTTGAAGAACTGATTCTTAATTCCGCACGGCTGGATAAAACCCGCCCCCTGCTCTGGTTCCACTCCGCGTCACTCGGGGAGTTTGAACAGGCAAAACCAATCATCGAAGAACTGCGGAAACAGAATATCTATAATATCCTGGTGACCTTCTTTTCTCCTTCCGGATATGACAACTCCAGGAAATATAAATTCGCCGATCTGATTTCATATATACCGTTCGACACCGCCTCATCTGCTGAGCGCTTTATTACCATGACTCGTCCCGCGCTGGCGGTTATTATGCGCTATGACTTCTGGCCGAATCATATCTGGGAACTCTCCCGCCGGAATATCCCTATTCTGATTGCTGATGCAACCATGAAGGACGGAAGCAAGCGGGGGATGCCGGGGCTCAGGTCATTTCATGCCGCTCTGTTCAGAAATTTCACAAGAATTCTTACGGTTTCAGAGCGGGACCGTGAGAACTTCCGCCGCTTCGGATGCACGGATAAGCAGCTTGCCCTCGGCGGTGATACCCGCTTCGACCGCGTATATATGCGTTCCCTCGGAGCAAAAGAGCAGAATATCCTCCGCCCCGAAATCACCGCGGGGAAAAAAGTAATCGTCCTTGGCAGTTCATGGGAGGAAGATGAAGAAGTAATGATACCCGCTCTCCTTAAATTGCTCAAATATCATCATGATCTTTTTATTATTATTGCACCTCACGAGCCCGCAATAGAGCACCTCGAAAAGCTTGAAGCTGATTTCACCGGACACACCACCATCCGGTTCAGCCGTCAGAACAGTTATGCCGGTGAACGTATTCTGCTTATTGACGGCATCGGACTTCTGCTCACGCTTTACAGTTACGCTGATATCACGTTTGTCGGCGGGAGCTTTAAGAGCAATGTTCACAACGTTCTTGAAGCCGCGGTTTACAGCGTGCCGGTGCTTTACGGTCCGAAGATATATAACTCCCAGGAAGCCGGGCGCCTTGCCTCTTCCGGCGGAGGCATCATCATCCGCACAAAGAAGGATGCATATATACAACTGAGCCGCCTCCTTAATAACGACGCGGCAAGAAAGGAAAGAGGCCGGGCAGCGGGTGAGTTTGTGCAGTCAAATCTCGGGGCAACGAGCAATATTATTTCTGCCATCGGGGAAATACTTAATAAGAATTATGAAGTATGA
- a CDS encoding cold shock domain-containing protein, which yields MNTHTQDSDFVHQLKTLSREGKHDDIIRMVSPVWNNGATDPWTGYYYAVSLNRKGNTRKAYDIASSILHSHPDFEDIISPYLYSCYKVMIEPFREAGSSPDLAQLEETVQRLLKISEQRPTEFFRTKSILCLASIYIRHAEADKALEYLELINPFTLDKEHYKFENQRHKEVVLQSDFEKFYGFKAKAYEMKKEWENCLLICEEALKQGVTDIWIRRRLALSKINTGKVQEGLDELKELSRLKKEWYILIDIAETSYAAGKNDEALEYAVTGLMRGCGGSHDEFIVRGLSLVSQILRSVGKHENAALHDAYEVHVRLSKGMPVSDELSLSAASAGYPANEECDITGLLRKLNSLWFNILGINDEIKAGAVSKIPDGKKYGFIKGEDGVDYFFLFSEFFDNPNRLKPGLKVMFQGRHGYDPVKKRKTIEALKIKVL from the coding sequence ATGAACACTCATACCCAGGATAGTGATTTCGTTCATCAGCTTAAAACCCTCTCAAGAGAAGGAAAGCATGATGATATCATCCGGATGGTCTCCCCAGTCTGGAATAACGGCGCAACCGACCCGTGGACGGGCTACTACTATGCAGTCTCCCTGAACCGGAAGGGGAATACCAGGAAGGCCTACGATATCGCCTCCTCAATTCTTCACAGCCACCCCGATTTTGAAGATATCATTTCCCCCTATCTTTACTCCTGCTACAAGGTGATGATAGAACCGTTCCGCGAGGCCGGCTCTTCACCTGATCTTGCGCAGCTTGAAGAAACCGTTCAAAGGCTGCTTAAAATTTCCGAACAGCGCCCCACTGAGTTTTTCCGGACCAAATCCATTCTCTGCCTTGCCAGTATATATATACGCCATGCCGAGGCGGATAAAGCGCTTGAGTATCTTGAGCTGATCAATCCTTTTACGCTTGATAAAGAGCACTATAAGTTCGAAAATCAGCGGCATAAAGAAGTGGTGCTCCAATCAGACTTTGAAAAGTTTTACGGCTTTAAGGCAAAAGCATACGAGATGAAAAAGGAGTGGGAAAACTGCCTTCTCATCTGTGAAGAAGCGCTTAAGCAGGGAGTTACCGATATCTGGATCCGGCGCAGGCTGGCTCTCTCCAAAATCAATACCGGCAAAGTGCAGGAGGGGCTTGATGAACTGAAAGAACTTTCGCGTCTTAAAAAAGAGTGGTATATACTCATTGATATCGCCGAAACCAGTTACGCTGCCGGCAAAAATGATGAGGCCCTTGAATATGCAGTCACCGGTCTGATGAGAGGGTGCGGCGGAAGCCATGATGAGTTTATCGTCCGCGGACTTTCTCTGGTATCACAAATCCTCCGTTCCGTCGGAAAACATGAAAACGCCGCGCTTCACGATGCGTATGAAGTGCATGTCCGCCTTTCAAAGGGAATGCCTGTCTCTGATGAACTTTCACTCTCTGCTGCTTCGGCAGGATATCCGGCAAATGAAGAGTGTGATATAACCGGTCTTCTCAGGAAGCTGAACAGTCTCTGGTTTAACATTCTCGGCATCAACGATGAAATTAAAGCCGGAGCTGTCTCAAAAATCCCCGACGGAAAGAAATACGGCTTTATTAAAGGGGAAGATGGTGTGGATTATTTCTTTCTCTTCTCAGAGTTTTTTGACAATCCAAACCGCCTGAAACCCGGCCTTAAAGTGATGTTTCAGGGACGTCACGGCTACGACCCCGTCAAAAAGCGTAAAACCATCGAAGCACTCAAGATTAAGGTTTTATAA
- a CDS encoding RNAase: MSTVLTRNTFFVKEHPAVFKAAKFYDIYNPDSGEMIMTCREQNLSLLTKFFRFSDARRMTPFHLQVEDNRGNRVVSVKRGVSLFVSTVEVFDGKDVLIGRFRQKFFSIGGRFELFDAQDNHVLTLQGKFTSWEFKLLRDGIEFATISKQWAGLAKELFTSADNYMIQISDRIPPESPLRPLIIAAAMCIDLVFKE, translated from the coding sequence ATGAGCACCGTTTTAACCCGTAATACCTTCTTCGTTAAAGAACATCCCGCCGTTTTTAAGGCAGCCAAATTCTACGATATATACAACCCCGACAGCGGCGAAATGATTATGACCTGCCGCGAGCAGAACCTCAGCTTACTCACCAAATTTTTCCGCTTTTCTGATGCCAGACGCATGACTCCGTTCCATCTTCAGGTAGAAGATAACAGAGGCAACCGTGTTGTAAGTGTTAAGAGGGGTGTCTCCCTGTTTGTTTCAACCGTTGAAGTCTTTGACGGCAAAGATGTGCTGATCGGGCGCTTCAGACAAAAGTTCTTTTCCATCGGGGGGCGTTTTGAATTGTTTGACGCGCAGGATAATCATGTCCTCACCCTGCAGGGGAAGTTTACCAGCTGGGAGTTTAAACTGCTGCGTGACGGGATTGAGTTTGCAACCATATCAAAGCAGTGGGCCGGTCTGGCAAAAGAGCTGTTCACTAGCGCCGATAATTACATGATCCAGATAAGCGACCGCATTCCGCCAGAAAGCCCCCTCCGCCCGCTGATAATAGCAGCTGCGATGTGTATTGATTTGGTTTTTAAAGAATAG
- a CDS encoding leucine--tRNA ligase → MRYPFAEIEPRWQEYWEKNKVNKTDFSNTAEKLYTLVMFIYPSGAKLHCGHWYNYGPTDSWARYKKLRGYNVFEPMGYDAFGLPAENYAIKTGVHPQDSTMTNIADIRTQLKRIGCMYDWDAELMTCVPEYYKWNQWLFLQLYKKGLAYRKNAPVNWCPSCHTVLANEQVQADGTCERCGTTVIQKNLTQWFFRITDYAEELLSGLDTINWPEKTKLMQRNWIGKSQGAEIHFKVEGSDEKITVFTTRPDTIYGVTYVVLAPEHPLVDKIAAESQLEAIRIYREEAAKLNEIDRTSTVREKTGVPIGAFAVNPVNGEKIPVWIADYALLSYGTGCVMAVPGHDERDFDFAKKFNLPIRKVILQEGTQEADELTAAYTETGVMVNSAQFNGMNSDDFKIKIIDHLESLQAGKKRTTYRLRDWLISRQRYWGTPIPVVHCLSCGEVPVPEDQLPVELPYDIEFKPAGESPLASHHGYINTKCPKCGTDAKRDPDTMDTFVDSSWYYFRYLDPKFSDKAFNTELGNKWAPVDMYVGGAEHATMHLLYARFIHKFLRDIGMTNSDEPFQTLRHQGTITNNGAKMSKSKGNVVNPDEFIVKYGSDVFRMYLMFMGPYDMGGDWSDKGITGTDRFLQRSFDMVSEHADSVKSISAPAKFDITQLQGTEKNIYRKLNQTLKKYEVELEHFRFNTAIASLMELLNEIKEALGGVSPELRKYTLERYIQMLAPLAPHFGEEAWAMIGNDTSLFQKPVWSQVDESAIAEDTILYAVQVNGKLRATIPFAVDAAEEEVKSVSKADERVAKFIAGKEIVKEIFVKGKILNIVVK, encoded by the coding sequence ATGCGTTATCCCTTTGCTGAAATTGAACCCAGGTGGCAGGAATACTGGGAAAAAAACAAAGTAAACAAAACCGATTTTTCCAATACCGCGGAAAAACTGTATACCCTTGTCATGTTCATTTACCCCTCAGGCGCTAAACTGCACTGCGGCCACTGGTATAACTACGGTCCGACCGACTCCTGGGCACGCTATAAGAAGCTCCGGGGCTACAATGTGTTTGAACCGATGGGCTATGATGCTTTCGGGCTTCCGGCTGAAAACTACGCGATAAAGACCGGAGTTCACCCTCAGGACAGCACTATGACCAACATAGCCGATATCCGCACCCAGCTGAAGCGCATCGGATGCATGTATGACTGGGATGCCGAACTGATGACCTGCGTGCCGGAGTATTACAAGTGGAATCAGTGGCTCTTCCTGCAGCTTTACAAAAAGGGACTCGCCTACCGGAAAAATGCCCCCGTTAACTGGTGCCCTTCTTGCCACACGGTGCTTGCCAACGAACAGGTTCAGGCGGACGGCACCTGCGAACGCTGCGGTACTACCGTTATTCAGAAGAATTTAACACAGTGGTTCTTCCGCATTACCGACTATGCAGAAGAACTGCTGAGCGGACTTGATACCATTAACTGGCCGGAAAAAACCAAGCTGATGCAGCGCAACTGGATCGGCAAAAGCCAGGGTGCAGAAATTCATTTCAAGGTTGAAGGAAGCGATGAGAAGATTACCGTCTTTACAACACGGCCTGACACCATTTACGGAGTTACCTATGTGGTGCTTGCTCCGGAACATCCGCTGGTGGATAAAATTGCCGCTGAAAGCCAGCTTGAGGCAATCCGTATATACCGCGAAGAAGCCGCAAAGCTGAATGAGATTGACAGAACCTCAACCGTGCGTGAAAAAACAGGAGTACCGATTGGCGCATTTGCGGTAAATCCTGTTAATGGTGAAAAGATACCGGTATGGATTGCCGACTACGCACTTCTCTCTTACGGCACCGGCTGTGTGATGGCTGTGCCCGGACATGACGAGCGGGATTTTGATTTCGCGAAGAAGTTTAATCTTCCTATAAGAAAAGTCATTCTGCAGGAAGGAACGCAGGAAGCAGATGAACTGACCGCGGCATATACAGAAACCGGTGTGATGGTTAACTCTGCTCAGTTTAATGGTATGAACTCTGATGATTTTAAGATTAAAATAATCGACCATCTTGAATCACTTCAGGCAGGCAAGAAGCGCACTACTTACCGCCTGCGTGACTGGCTTATCTCCCGCCAGAGATACTGGGGCACTCCGATTCCGGTTGTGCACTGTCTTTCATGCGGAGAGGTACCTGTTCCGGAAGATCAGCTTCCGGTTGAACTGCCGTATGATATTGAGTTTAAGCCGGCGGGTGAGTCTCCCCTTGCCTCGCATCACGGATATATAAACACCAAATGTCCGAAGTGCGGTACAGATGCAAAGCGCGATCCGGATACCATGGATACTTTTGTGGATTCCTCCTGGTATTACTTCCGCTATCTTGATCCGAAGTTTTCAGATAAGGCATTTAACACGGAGCTTGGCAACAAATGGGCTCCGGTTGATATGTATGTCGGCGGAGCAGAGCATGCAACCATGCATCTGCTGTATGCCCGATTCATTCATAAGTTTTTGCGTGATATCGGGATGACTAATTCCGATGAGCCGTTCCAGACGCTGCGGCATCAGGGAACCATTACCAATAACGGCGCGAAAATGTCAAAGTCCAAAGGGAACGTGGTGAACCCGGATGAGTTCATCGTGAAATACGGCTCTGATGTTTTCAGAATGTATCTGATGTTCATGGGTCCCTACGATATGGGAGGCGACTGGAGCGACAAAGGCATAACCGGTACCGACCGGTTCCTGCAGCGTTCGTTTGACATGGTCTCCGAACACGCTGATTCAGTTAAGAGTATATCAGCTCCGGCTAAGTTTGATATAACACAGCTTCAGGGGACTGAAAAGAATATATACCGCAAGCTGAACCAGACTCTTAAAAAATATGAAGTTGAGCTTGAGCACTTCCGGTTTAACACGGCAATTGCTTCTTTAATGGAACTGCTGAACGAGATCAAAGAAGCGCTCGGCGGAGTATCACCGGAACTGCGCAAATACACACTTGAGCGGTATATACAGATGCTGGCTCCCCTTGCTCCGCATTTTGGGGAGGAAGCATGGGCAATGATCGGCAATGATACTTCTTTATTCCAGAAACCGGTTTGGTCTCAGGTGGACGAGAGTGCCATTGCTGAGGATACTATACTTTATGCGGTACAGGTAAACGGAAAACTGCGCGCAACCATTCCCTTTGCTGTAGATGCTGCTGAGGAAGAAGTGAAATCAGTATCAAAAGCAGACGAGCGCGTGGCAAAGTTCATCGCGGGTAAAGAAATAGTAAAGGAAATTTTTGTGAAGGGGAAGATTCTGAATATTGTAGTGAAGTAA
- a CDS encoding DUF2442 domain-containing protein: protein MIKNIIEIKPYKLLLEFTNGEIRSVDLEQRIMKRSQSPDSKYKDLIDKEYFSSVKLHPEWETIYWENGIDFCPDVLYMEGEPVN from the coding sequence CTGATTAAAAATATAATTGAGATCAAACCATATAAACTCTTACTTGAGTTTACTAATGGTGAAATTCGCTCTGTGGATCTCGAACAGAGAATAATGAAGCGCAGCCAGAGCCCTGATAGTAAATACAAAGACCTTATAGATAAAGAATATTTTTCTTCTGTAAAACTTCACCCGGAGTGGGAAACCATTTACTGGGAGAACGGTATAGATTTTTGTCCGGATGTGTTATATATGGAAGGTGAGCCGGTAAATTAA
- a CDS encoding SpoIIE family protein phosphatase, with translation MALLFASCGAEDEYVRVTFRVEAKISSGDTIFIAGSTPELAEWYPNRIPLLRITGNIWQKSIRMKKGELVDYKFTLGDWAREQTDEYGNISINKQILPLGDTTVLHQIKGWRVDHTTASLLLDEHSIFPNSSPVIMNYHWRYTPSDSAHFPELRYDDSGWQLSDSYLGKHESEKKAWNGLGWFRLHLWVDSSLWGRTVAFHISQLGASEIYINGKREFSFGTVSMKNDEFIPRQNHDYFPLRLDTMSHQVIAVRYAAPHYEDIQRRNLDAGFIISLNDLSTVMMRQGDEAQMHIYYQQLFTLLPLAMAFFHFTLFLFFPQFRENLFYAVCLTGYAGLVYYYELMGTETDIYQIFYYAKLAGASNFVSQVFGLLTMYTILKPESLNRIRVFFAVGVVLLLTGMYFSGEPFNYFTFGFLLITVSELIYISVTTTIRDKNARIIMVSGITVLIFFIAWQLLIDFGWFEHPGGYYLLVNYGFLGLMLSMTTYLSYEFAKTNKDLSQRIQTIELLTEEKISKEREALQAETERKLIAAEYERKSAELEDARKLQISMLPKSLPQIDCYTARVRMETAAEVGGDYYDIRQYTKHDNFVIVGDATGHGAKAGIMVTITKSLLAVLDLRKGLAETIIQLNKSIKSIGLHSLYMSLLAAELGERGIRYISAGMPPVFVYRKKERTTDTVISKSMPLGAFADFQYSIQNIDLDGGDCVIFVTDGLTELFNKQQEIFGIERTAEVINTILAANPTEHFLDRLFEEIKKWGNGQLNDDITVMILEYKGKN, from the coding sequence TTGGCATTGCTTTTTGCCTCGTGCGGAGCGGAGGATGAGTACGTCCGCGTTACCTTCCGGGTAGAGGCAAAAATCTCCTCCGGAGATACCATTTTTATCGCGGGAAGCACTCCGGAATTGGCAGAATGGTACCCGAACCGGATTCCCCTCCTCCGTATTACCGGCAATATCTGGCAGAAATCCATCCGGATGAAAAAAGGGGAGTTGGTGGACTACAAATTCACCCTGGGAGACTGGGCACGTGAGCAGACGGACGAATACGGCAATATCTCCATCAACAAACAAATCCTCCCCCTGGGTGATACGACCGTCCTCCATCAGATAAAAGGTTGGAGGGTTGACCACACAACCGCGTCTCTTCTGCTGGATGAACACTCCATTTTTCCCAACTCAAGTCCGGTAATCATGAATTACCACTGGAGATATACTCCCTCAGACAGCGCCCACTTTCCGGAATTACGCTATGATGACAGCGGCTGGCAGCTTTCAGACAGCTATCTGGGCAAACATGAATCCGAGAAAAAAGCCTGGAACGGCCTCGGGTGGTTCCGGCTGCATCTCTGGGTTGATTCCTCACTCTGGGGCAGGACTGTGGCTTTTCATATCAGCCAGCTCGGAGCGTCTGAGATATATATCAACGGAAAGCGGGAATTCAGTTTTGGTACGGTAAGCATGAAGAATGATGAGTTTATTCCCCGTCAGAATCATGATTACTTTCCCCTCCGGCTTGATACCATGTCTCATCAGGTGATAGCAGTCCGCTATGCAGCGCCCCACTATGAGGATATACAGCGGCGCAACCTTGACGCTGGATTTATTATCTCACTGAATGACCTGAGCACCGTGATGATGCGGCAGGGGGATGAAGCGCAGATGCATATCTATTATCAGCAGCTTTTTACTCTTCTGCCTCTTGCGATGGCTTTTTTCCACTTTACGCTGTTTTTGTTTTTCCCGCAGTTCCGCGAAAATCTTTTTTACGCGGTCTGCCTTACCGGCTACGCTGGGCTGGTGTATTACTATGAACTGATGGGAACGGAAACGGATATCTACCAGATATTCTACTACGCAAAACTTGCCGGAGCCAGCAACTTTGTTTCGCAGGTGTTCGGGCTGCTTACGATGTACACCATCCTGAAACCGGAAAGCTTAAACAGAATACGGGTATTTTTCGCGGTAGGGGTTGTGCTGCTGCTTACGGGAATGTATTTTTCCGGCGAGCCGTTCAATTATTTTACCTTCGGATTTCTTCTGATAACCGTGAGCGAGCTGATATATATCAGTGTCACCACCACCATCCGCGACAAAAACGCACGGATTATCATGGTATCAGGCATCACGGTTCTCATCTTTTTTATCGCCTGGCAGCTTCTTATTGATTTTGGATGGTTTGAGCATCCGGGAGGATATTATCTTCTGGTGAATTACGGTTTCCTCGGGCTGATGCTTTCCATGACCACGTATCTTTCGTATGAGTTTGCTAAAACCAACAAAGATCTTTCACAGCGGATTCAGACGATTGAGCTACTTACTGAAGAGAAAATCAGCAAAGAACGTGAAGCGCTTCAGGCGGAAACGGAGAGGAAACTGATAGCAGCGGAGTATGAACGCAAATCAGCCGAGCTTGAGGATGCCCGAAAGCTGCAGATATCCATGCTGCCGAAATCACTGCCGCAGATTGACTGCTACACAGCGCGCGTCCGGATGGAAACAGCGGCGGAGGTTGGCGGTGATTATTATGATATCAGGCAGTATACAAAGCATGATAATTTTGTCATCGTGGGGGATGCAACAGGCCACGGCGCAAAGGCCGGCATTATGGTTACAATCACCAAGAGTCTGCTTGCGGTGCTTGACCTCCGCAAAGGACTGGCTGAGACAATTATCCAGTTGAACAAAAGTATTAAGTCAATCGGGCTTCACTCACTTTATATGTCACTGCTTGCCGCCGAGCTTGGTGAGAGGGGCATCCGGTATATATCTGCGGGGATGCCCCCGGTGTTTGTTTACAGAAAAAAGGAAAGAACAACCGATACGGTAATTTCTAAGAGTATGCCGCTCGGAGCTTTTGCGGATTTCCAGTATTCAATACAAAACATTGATCTTGATGGGGGGGACTGTGTTATTTTTGTCACGGATGGACTGACCGAACTGTTTAATAAGCAGCAGGAGATATTCGGCATTGAGCGCACCGCGGAGGTGATAAACACGATACTCGCAGCCAATCCTACGGAACACTTCCTTGACCGGCTGTTTGAAGAAATAAAAAAATGGGGAAACGGCCAGCTTAATGATGATATCACGGTGATGATACTGGAATACAAAGGAAAAAATTGA
- the menC gene encoding o-succinylbenzoate synthase, translating into MILNQHDNLALPESIDAVELILVNVPFKKPFSTSNYTWTGKEALLVKITSGELTGWGECVADPDPFYSPETVTSSRFIIKEFILPELKNIKTFGQLYDYFGKVRGNRMAKAAVENALLDLAAKQKGLPLYTYLGYKPVKIKSGISIGIKEKTYDVLYEVDEAVEKNYHRVKVKITKGKDLSVIRDIRKHYLILPLMADANGAYLQSEWEHLQKLDRFNLMMIEQPLGYDDIYEHSILQTRITTDLCLDESIHSIADARTAIALNACRVINIKQGRVGGMLEALAIAEYAQHHRVPVWSGGMDETGIGRAFNLHLQTHPGFTLPGDTSETSRYFNEDIINEPVVLDAEGYISLPDGNGAGVSINNDSMGKFTVAKELVY; encoded by the coding sequence ATGATACTCAATCAACACGATAACCTCGCCCTGCCGGAATCAATAGACGCAGTCGAACTGATACTGGTGAATGTCCCCTTCAAAAAACCATTCTCAACAAGCAATTATACATGGACGGGCAAAGAAGCACTACTGGTTAAAATAACCTCCGGTGAACTGACCGGATGGGGTGAATGTGTTGCCGACCCTGACCCCTTTTATAGTCCGGAAACGGTTACCTCAAGCCGGTTTATCATAAAGGAATTCATCCTTCCGGAGCTGAAGAATATAAAGACATTCGGCCAGTTGTATGATTATTTCGGAAAAGTCCGGGGCAACCGGATGGCAAAAGCCGCGGTTGAAAATGCCTTGCTTGATCTCGCAGCAAAGCAGAAGGGACTTCCATTATATACATATCTCGGTTATAAGCCGGTTAAGATAAAATCAGGCATTAGCATCGGTATTAAAGAGAAAACTTACGATGTGCTGTATGAAGTTGATGAAGCCGTAGAAAAGAACTATCACCGGGTGAAAGTGAAAATAACTAAAGGAAAAGACCTCTCCGTAATCCGTGATATAAGGAAGCATTATCTGATACTCCCTCTCATGGCGGATGCAAACGGTGCCTATCTGCAGTCAGAGTGGGAACACCTGCAGAAACTTGACCGCTTTAACCTGATGATGATCGAGCAGCCGCTGGGGTACGATGATATATACGAGCACTCGATATTACAGACCCGTATTACCACCGACCTGTGTCTGGATGAGTCAATCCACTCCATAGCGGATGCCCGCACCGCAATAGCGTTAAACGCATGCCGTGTCATAAACATCAAACAGGGGCGTGTTGGAGGGATGCTCGAGGCGCTTGCCATAGCTGAATATGCACAGCATCACCGTGTGCCGGTCTGGAGCGGCGGAATGGATGAAACGGGAATCGGACGGGCGTTTAATCTCCATCTGCAGACACATCCCGGATTCACTCTCCCCGGCGACACCTCCGAAACCAGCCGCTATTTTAACGAGGATATTATCAATGAGCCGGTGGTGCTTGATGCGGAAGGATATATATCGCTGCCGGATGGAAATGGGGCGGGGGTGTCAATAAATAATGATAGCATGGGTAAGTTTACGGTTGCAAAAGAATTAGTATATTAA